A region of Veillonellaceae bacterium DNA encodes the following proteins:
- a CDS encoding cupin domain-containing protein, whose amino-acid sequence MLINFNEIKEAVLSGMNGGEGTMTVRMFNDSRYRIIPTKLHPGASIGLHKQESGDDINYILSGTGKAICDGKEEILTAGCCHICPKGSSHTIINTGEDDLTMLTIVVHG is encoded by the coding sequence ATGCTGATTAATTTCAATGAAATCAAAGAAGCCGTCCTCTCCGGAATGAATGGCGGGGAAGGAACAATGACTGTCCGGATGTTCAATGACAGCAGGTACCGCATCATCCCGACGAAACTCCATCCGGGCGCATCGATCGGACTTCACAAGCAGGAATCCGGAGACGACATCAATTACATCCTTTCCGGCACCGGCAAGGCCATCTGCGACGGGAAAGAAGAAATCCTCACTGCCGGCTGCTGCCACATCTGCCCTAAAGGATCCTCCCATACCATCATTAATACAGGAGAAGACGACCTTACAATGCTGACCATCGTGGTTCATGGATAG
- a CDS encoding ATP-binding protein gives MEFPRELYLQKLIGKMHNGRVKIITGIRRCGKSYLLFHLFTRYLHEQGVTDNQIIGISLEDLPNARYRNPLELDQYVRSRIVDQSRQYYVMIDEIQFVTAIPNPYLDDPNAKLTFIDVILGLMKLCNVDLYITGSNSKMLSSDILTQFRDRGDEIRIYPLSFAEFSGAYEGDSRRAWADYCTYGGMPTAVELQTHEEKSRYLQDLFQRTYLKDVIERHNIKNDVSILDDLLNVVASAIGSLTNASKLSRTFMSEKHVSISSTTIERYLGYFEEAFLISKANRYDVKGKRYMQTPSKYYFTDVGLRNAKLNFRQQEETHIMENILYCDLIRRGYDVDVGLVEQNAVTAEGKKIRKQLEVDFVVNRGSNRTYIQSALTIAEPEKRKQEIASLIHIPDSFNKIVVVREYITPWRDENGILYIGIEQFLLDEKVLGY, from the coding sequence ATGGAGTTTCCAAGAGAATTATACTTACAGAAGCTGATCGGCAAGATGCACAATGGCCGCGTGAAGATCATTACAGGCATCCGTCGCTGTGGTAAGTCATATCTGCTCTTTCATCTGTTTACCCGCTATCTGCACGAGCAGGGAGTCACAGATAATCAGATCATTGGGATTTCACTGGAAGATCTGCCAAATGCCAGATATCGTAATCCGCTGGAGTTGGATCAATACGTGCGGAGTCGAATTGTGGATCAGTCACGTCAATACTATGTGATGATTGATGAAATCCAGTTTGTGACGGCAATTCCTAACCCATATCTCGATGATCCGAACGCGAAGTTAACGTTTATCGATGTGATCTTGGGATTAATGAAGTTATGCAATGTCGATCTCTATATCACAGGCAGTAATTCGAAGATGTTGTCCAGTGATATCCTCACACAGTTTCGCGATCGAGGGGATGAAATACGTATCTATCCGCTGTCATTTGCGGAATTTAGCGGGGCATATGAAGGTGACAGTCGAAGAGCATGGGCCGATTACTGTACATATGGCGGTATGCCGACAGCGGTGGAACTTCAGACACATGAAGAGAAGAGCAGATACCTGCAGGATCTGTTTCAGAGGACGTACCTTAAGGATGTGATTGAGCGTCATAACATAAAAAATGACGTGTCAATATTAGATGATCTGCTAAATGTTGTCGCGTCGGCGATTGGATCACTTACGAATGCATCAAAGCTCTCCCGAACATTTATGAGCGAAAAGCATGTTAGCATCAGCTCGACTACAATAGAGCGCTATTTAGGATATTTTGAGGAGGCTTTTCTCATTAGTAAAGCCAATCGCTATGATGTGAAGGGAAAGCGATATATGCAGACTCCCAGCAAATATTACTTCACAGATGTAGGTCTTCGAAATGCGAAATTGAATTTTCGACAGCAGGAGGAGACGCATATCATGGAAAATATCCTCTATTGTGATCTTATACGACGTGGATATGATGTCGATGTGGGACTCGTGGAGCAGAATGCCGTAACTGCTGAGGGAAAGAAGATCAGGAAGCAGTTGGAGGTAGATTTTGTCGTTAATCGCGGAAGCAATCGTACATATATTCAATCAGCGCTTACGATTGCAGAGCCTGAGAAGCGGAAGCAGGAGATAGCATCTCTGATCCATATTCCTGACTCATTCAACAAGATTGTGGTGGTGCGAGAGTATATCACACCATGGCGTGACGAGAATGGGATTCTTTATATTGGAATCGAGCAGTTCCTGCTGGACGAAAAAGTGTTAGGTTATTAA
- a CDS encoding RNA 2'-phosphotransferase: MSSNETSKFIALILRHKPEAIGITLDEHGWANVDELVAGIAKQQPFDRDMLEEIVRTDSKMRYSFNEDHTLIRANQGHSIPVDVELEEKTPPDILWHGTGEKYVSSIDAQGLIPKSRLYVHLTADYDTAVKVGSRHGKPVVYTVAAGDMQKDGYHFYQSVNGVWLTKSVPAKFLKKIEKL, translated from the coding sequence ATGAGCAGTAATGAAACAAGCAAATTTATTGCGCTGATTCTTCGGCATAAGCCGGAGGCTATCGGCATTACGCTGGATGAGCACGGCTGGGCGAATGTGGATGAGCTGGTTGCGGGCATCGCGAAACAGCAGCCCTTTGACCGGGATATGCTGGAGGAGATCGTGCGGACAGACAGTAAGATGCGCTATTCCTTCAACGAGGATCATACACTCATCCGTGCCAACCAAGGGCATTCCATTCCCGTGGATGTGGAGCTGGAAGAGAAAACACCGCCGGATATTCTGTGGCACGGCACTGGAGAGAAGTATGTATCGTCCATTGATGCGCAGGGCCTGATTCCGAAGTCCAGGCTGTATGTTCATCTGACCGCGGATTATGATACGGCTGTGAAGGTCGGCTCCCGTCATGGTAAACCCGTTGTTTATACCGTCGCTGCCGGAGATATGCAGAAAGATGGATACCATTTTTATCAGTCCGTCAACGGAGTGTGGCTGACCAAGAGCGTACCTGCCAAGTTCTTGAAGAAAATAGAGAAGCTGTGA
- the rlmD gene encoding 23S rRNA (uracil(1939)-C(5))-methyltransferase RlmD, whose protein sequence is MSTKNTPLTLNATYTIEIRDLGVHGEGIGSAENFTVFVPGALPGETVKAKIILIKKSYASGKLISVEKPSPYRTVPQCPVYDSCGGCQISHLTYEGQLAAKERRVKDVMVRIGKASEDVVLPILGAPHEWNYRNKMAVPVGQVTGGPVLGYYRQGTHQIVPIQECLIQEEENNRLLRFAEDFMIRHGITGYNEKSGKGCVRHVMGRVGDNGEVMAVIVTATENLPKKDLWAEEIQKALPEVVSLYHDVQNKKRNVILGSEIHHIWGRKTLTASLCGIAFEVSPFSFFQVHKVQAEVLYQKALDAADLKGGETVIDAYCGTGTISLCLAKKARRVIGIEIVREAIEDAKKNAAFNHIENAEFHAADAGLLMPKLYEEGLRPDVIVMDPVRAGCSEDVLKAAAGMQPARIVYVSCNPATFARDAEILGRLGYKLQSVQPVDMFPQTTHIETVSLLTRE, encoded by the coding sequence ATGTCTACTAAAAATACCCCACTCACATTAAACGCGACGTATACGATCGAGATCCGCGATCTTGGTGTCCACGGCGAAGGCATCGGATCGGCGGAGAATTTTACTGTCTTCGTTCCGGGAGCTCTTCCTGGAGAGACGGTGAAGGCGAAGATCATCCTGATCAAGAAATCGTATGCTTCCGGGAAACTCATTTCCGTCGAGAAGCCGTCTCCCTACCGCACAGTGCCCCAGTGCCCTGTTTATGACTCCTGCGGAGGATGCCAGATTTCCCATCTGACTTACGAAGGCCAGCTGGCAGCGAAGGAACGCCGTGTGAAGGACGTCATGGTCCGCATCGGCAAGGCAAGTGAAGATGTCGTCCTTCCGATTCTTGGCGCGCCGCATGAATGGAATTACCGAAATAAAATGGCCGTTCCCGTCGGACAGGTGACAGGCGGCCCCGTTCTTGGCTACTACCGCCAGGGCACGCACCAGATCGTCCCGATTCAGGAATGCCTCATTCAGGAAGAGGAAAACAACCGCCTTCTCCGCTTTGCGGAAGACTTCATGATCCGCCACGGCATCACCGGCTACAATGAAAAATCCGGCAAAGGCTGCGTCCGCCACGTCATGGGGCGTGTCGGCGACAATGGGGAAGTCATGGCTGTCATCGTGACCGCTACCGAGAACCTGCCGAAGAAGGACCTCTGGGCTGAAGAAATCCAGAAAGCCCTCCCTGAAGTCGTTTCCCTCTACCACGACGTTCAGAACAAGAAACGCAACGTCATCCTGGGATCGGAAATCCACCACATCTGGGGAAGAAAGACACTCACCGCATCCCTCTGCGGCATTGCCTTCGAAGTATCGCCATTTTCCTTCTTCCAGGTCCACAAGGTCCAGGCAGAAGTCCTCTACCAGAAGGCCCTGGATGCCGCTGACCTCAAAGGCGGGGAAACCGTTATCGATGCTTACTGCGGCACAGGCACCATTTCCCTCTGCCTTGCGAAAAAAGCACGCCGCGTCATCGGCATCGAAATCGTCAGGGAAGCCATCGAAGACGCTAAGAAAAACGCCGCATTCAACCATATAGAAAACGCCGAATTCCACGCCGCCGATGCTGGTCTCCTCATGCCGAAACTCTACGAAGAAGGCCTCCGCCCCGACGTCATCGTCATGGACCCAGTCAGAGCCGGATGCAGTGAGGACGTCCTCAAAGCCGCCGCAGGCATGCAGCCCGCCCGCATCGTCTACGTCTCCTGCAACCCCGCCACCTTCGCCCGTGACGCGGAGATCTTAGGCCGCTTAGGCTATAAACTCCAGTCCGTCCAGCCCGTAGACATGTTCCCCCAGACCACCCACATCGAAACCGTTTCCCTGCTGACGAGGGAGTAA
- a CDS encoding NADH:flavin oxidoreductase — protein MIEKPFILAGKKLSTRLVFPPLATESSDGGKPNEKITQHYCAIAANPNVGMIITEHSYVDPQGKADPHQISFADDSVIDAQKAMVKSIRNVRPDICLLAQINHAGANTRKLYTGMDLVSASDIKWTRDQARALTVDEIHDLEQKYIAAALRVQEAGYDGVEIHCAHAYLLNQFYSPITNHRDDEYGPQTITNRLRFTLEIIRGIKAKANKNFIVSVRLGGCDYKEGGSTIEDACAAAKLLEREHIDLLNLSGGTCQIFRPGHAEPGFFTDMSEAVKKCVFTPILVAGGIKTKKEADLFLREGKADLIGVARALNADPKWEM, from the coding sequence ATGATTGAAAAACCATTTATCCTCGCAGGAAAGAAACTCTCCACACGTCTCGTGTTCCCGCCGCTCGCAACTGAAAGCTCAGACGGCGGCAAGCCGAACGAAAAAATCACGCAGCACTACTGCGCCATTGCAGCGAACCCAAACGTCGGCATGATCATCACTGAACACAGCTATGTCGATCCACAGGGCAAAGCAGACCCGCACCAGATTTCCTTTGCCGACGACTCCGTCATCGATGCACAGAAAGCCATGGTGAAATCCATCCGCAACGTGCGTCCTGACATCTGCCTCCTCGCGCAGATCAACCACGCAGGCGCCAACACACGCAAACTCTACACAGGCATGGACCTCGTCTCCGCCTCTGACATCAAATGGACCAGAGACCAGGCAAGAGCCCTTACCGTCGATGAAATCCACGATCTGGAGCAGAAATACATCGCAGCAGCCCTCCGCGTCCAGGAAGCCGGCTATGACGGCGTAGAAATCCACTGCGCACACGCCTACCTCCTGAACCAGTTCTATTCGCCGATCACCAACCACAGAGACGACGAATACGGCCCGCAGACCATCACCAACCGTCTCCGCTTTACCCTCGAAATCATCAGAGGCATCAAAGCCAAAGCCAATAAGAACTTCATCGTCTCCGTACGCTTGGGAGGCTGCGACTACAAAGAAGGCGGCAGCACCATCGAAGACGCATGCGCGGCAGCTAAACTCCTCGAAAGAGAACACATCGACCTCCTGAACCTCTCCGGCGGCACCTGCCAGATCTTCAGACCGGGCCACGCAGAACCAGGCTTCTTCACCGACATGTCCGAAGCCGTCAAGAAATGCGTATTCACCCCGATCCTCGTAGCAGGCGGCATCAAAACAAAGAAAGAAGCCGACCTCTTCCTCCGTGAAGGCAAAGCTGATCTCATCGGCGTAGCAAGAGCGCTCAACGCAGACCCGAAATGGGAAATGTAA
- a CDS encoding helix-turn-helix domain-containing protein translates to MNELEIFKALSNPIRLNIIKWLKEPQNNFPPQGLHVPEGDRFDRSVCVGSICEKTQISQSTISHYLDMMQRAGLLESRRLGKWTYYRCNERNISRLSEFIRNSL, encoded by the coding sequence ATGAATGAATTAGAAATCTTCAAGGCTCTATCGAACCCTATACGGCTAAACATCATAAAGTGGCTGAAGGAACCGCAGAATAACTTTCCACCCCAGGGACTCCATGTGCCGGAGGGAGACCGTTTTGACAGAAGTGTCTGTGTTGGATCGATCTGCGAAAAGACTCAGATTTCCCAGTCGACCATCTCGCATTATCTTGATATGATGCAGAGAGCAGGTCTTTTGGAATCGCGCCGTCTCGGCAAGTGGACATACTACCGCTGCAACGAAAGGAACATCAGCCGATTGTCAGAGTTCATCCGTAACTCGTTATAA
- a CDS encoding YbjN domain-containing protein, translating to MNKKAESFQEYLDKRKLKDFAVEEIAKDPLETAVFRSHMQLENARLPIIVILDKSIYGIVRLLVAQSAKKNNEKALEELMNKFNKQYKAFKYYLDDEGNLVLDLSILCPEEKVSGSMIYALFQSVEEHLKTAYPQWMKIIWK from the coding sequence ATGAACAAAAAAGCAGAAAGTTTCCAAGAATACTTGGACAAGAGAAAACTCAAAGACTTCGCTGTCGAAGAAATTGCCAAAGATCCATTGGAAACCGCCGTATTCCGCTCGCACATGCAGCTTGAAAACGCAAGACTGCCAATCATCGTCATCCTTGACAAGAGCATCTACGGCATCGTCCGTCTCCTTGTCGCTCAGAGCGCCAAGAAGAACAACGAAAAAGCACTCGAAGAGCTTATGAACAAGTTCAATAAACAATACAAAGCATTCAAATATTACCTCGACGACGAAGGAAACCTCGTCCTCGATCTCAGCATCCTCTGCCCGGAAGAAAAAGTAAGCGGCTCGATGATTTATGCCCTCTTCCAGAGCGTCGAAGAACATCTCAAGACTGCCTATCCGCAGTGGATGAAAATCATCTGGAAGTAA
- a CDS encoding BamA/TamA family outer membrane protein, which produces MMNKNMVRALEALVLGSLLSMPVMAAGEPLRPSGSTDSGVQLNMTRQQLERQRVAQRMAEGWDKSKVEETAPAEEKPEGAVRFVLKKVEIPKSEVLKPEEISQIVKKYQGREVSLDDLYALVGDINALYQKKGFITCRAYLAPQTIHEGTVHIGLIEGKNGTLSMVGRNSTNESYIKDRLHIKEGDIQDMNRLNADLLRFNATNDAQLRILLKSGEKTGTTDYVIAVKEPQKQIAGVFSDNAGSDTSGLYRVGAYWQDRDVMGNRDHFFLSGVRFEGMKAISASYNTPVNTIGTRAGISYTTNSVNVVDGPFESLGVKGHAYALTAYMVSPIITSEHMKSEWGIEYGHQRSKTDFGTKTPMRMHWTDDRIDSFLFYYDQLDFGRSSAFYQKHGYRTGWYKNLYEDNSTFGKYELNMVYQKAYESGQDWTIRLDGQISSTNYLPSAEMFYLGGMYSVRGYKESLIGGDGGFAASAEYNFPLEKSHRLKGYLFLDGGRVWGKSAYDDRNLVGAGFGLKSQINDHISLNVALAFPLIRTINDQEQGRTRIHFSLSSAF; this is translated from the coding sequence ATGATGAATAAAAATATGGTCCGGGCTCTGGAAGCTCTGGTTTTGGGAAGTTTATTATCGATGCCGGTCATGGCGGCCGGTGAGCCTTTGCGGCCGTCAGGATCGACGGATTCAGGCGTGCAGCTGAATATGACACGCCAGCAGCTGGAGCGTCAGCGTGTGGCGCAGCGGATGGCTGAGGGCTGGGACAAGAGCAAGGTGGAAGAGACGGCTCCTGCGGAGGAAAAGCCCGAAGGAGCAGTCCGTTTTGTGCTGAAAAAAGTAGAGATTCCAAAGTCCGAGGTCTTGAAGCCGGAGGAAATCTCACAGATTGTGAAAAAGTATCAGGGACGCGAGGTGTCTCTGGATGATCTCTATGCTCTGGTCGGAGATATCAATGCTCTCTACCAGAAGAAGGGCTTCATCACCTGCCGCGCATACCTTGCACCGCAGACGATCCATGAGGGAACCGTTCACATCGGCCTTATCGAAGGCAAAAACGGCACACTTTCAATGGTTGGAAGAAATTCTACGAATGAAAGCTATATCAAGGACAGACTTCATATCAAAGAAGGGGACATTCAGGACATGAACCGCCTGAATGCGGATCTCCTCCGTTTCAATGCGACGAATGATGCGCAGCTCCGCATCCTCCTGAAATCCGGCGAGAAAACAGGGACGACGGATTACGTGATCGCCGTCAAAGAGCCGCAGAAGCAGATTGCAGGGGTCTTCTCGGATAATGCGGGAAGCGACACGAGCGGCCTTTACCGCGTCGGCGCCTACTGGCAGGACCGGGACGTCATGGGAAACCGCGACCATTTCTTCCTGAGCGGCGTCCGTTTCGAAGGCATGAAAGCTATTTCCGCCAGCTATAATACGCCGGTAAACACCATCGGCACGCGGGCCGGCATTTCCTATACGACAAACAGCGTCAACGTCGTGGACGGGCCGTTCGAAAGCCTGGGCGTCAAGGGCCATGCGTATGCATTGACCGCTTACATGGTTTCACCAATCATAACTTCCGAGCACATGAAATCCGAATGGGGCATCGAGTACGGGCACCAGCGTTCCAAGACCGACTTCGGCACGAAGACACCGATGAGGATGCACTGGACCGACGACCGCATCGATTCCTTCCTCTTCTACTACGACCAGCTCGACTTCGGAAGATCCTCCGCTTTCTACCAGAAGCACGGCTACCGGACAGGCTGGTACAAGAACCTGTATGAGGATAACAGCACCTTTGGTAAGTATGAATTGAACATGGTCTACCAGAAAGCGTACGAATCCGGCCAGGACTGGACAATCCGCCTTGACGGCCAGATTTCCAGCACGAACTACCTGCCCTCTGCAGAAATGTTCTACCTGGGCGGCATGTACAGCGTCCGCGGCTACAAGGAAAGTTTGATCGGCGGCGACGGCGGCTTTGCAGCCAGTGCCGAATACAACTTCCCCCTCGAAAAATCGCACCGTCTGAAAGGATATCTCTTCCTGGACGGCGGCCGTGTCTGGGGCAAAAGCGCCTATGACGACAGGAACCTTGTCGGTGCGGGCTTTGGCCTCAAGAGCCAGATCAACGACCACATTTCCCTCAACGTCGCTCTTGCATTCCCGCTCATCCGCACCATCAATGATCAGGAACAGGGCCGGACAAGGATCCATTTCTCCCTCAGCAGCGCATTCTAA